A genome region from Rhizobium sp. N324 includes the following:
- a CDS encoding SURF1 family protein, giving the protein MSESFPDKSERRPFQAKRMIFCVCLALLVAALAALGTWQVQRLAWKRDLIARVDEHVHAAPVSAPAQADWGKVSAADDEYRRVIAGGTLANDKETLIYASTVLGPGYWVMTPLILADGTAILVNRGFVPIDRRDPVTRRAGELSGPVEITGLMRMTEPKGSLLQSNDLAADRWYSRDIAAIAEERGIGAVAPYFIDADATANPGGLPVGGLTIIHFPNNHLVYALTWYGLAAMALALLAFILRGEIGRGRRE; this is encoded by the coding sequence ATGAGCGAGTCTTTCCCGGACAAATCGGAACGGCGGCCTTTTCAGGCAAAACGCATGATCTTCTGCGTCTGCCTGGCCCTGCTTGTCGCAGCCCTCGCGGCGCTCGGCACCTGGCAGGTGCAGCGCCTCGCCTGGAAGCGCGATCTCATCGCCCGTGTCGATGAGCATGTGCATGCCGCACCAGTGTCGGCACCGGCGCAGGCCGATTGGGGCAAGGTCAGTGCCGCCGATGACGAATATCGCCGGGTGATCGCAGGCGGGACGCTGGCGAACGACAAGGAAACGCTGATCTACGCCTCCACGGTGCTCGGTCCGGGGTATTGGGTGATGACGCCGCTTATCCTTGCCGACGGCACGGCCATTCTCGTCAATCGCGGCTTCGTGCCGATCGACAGACGCGATCCGGTCACCCGTCGCGCCGGCGAATTGTCAGGTCCGGTCGAGATCACCGGCCTCATGCGGATGACCGAGCCGAAGGGATCGCTGCTGCAATCCAATGACCTCGCCGCCGACCGCTGGTATTCGCGCGATATTGCGGCAATCGCTGAAGAGCGCGGCATCGGCGCGGTCGCGCCCTATTTCATCGATGCCGATGCGACCGCCAATCCGGGCGGCCTGCCGGTCGGCGGCCTGACCATCATCCATTTCCCCAACAACCATCTCGTCTATGCACTCACCTGGTACGGGCTGGCGGCAATGGCGCTCGCCCTGCTGGCGTTCATCCTTCGCGGCGAGATCGGAAGAGGCCGCCGGGAGTAG
- a CDS encoding MFS transporter, which yields MATTSHYGPSSSSLERDARRIHDDKPVSPGSIAVGVVIGRMSEFFDFFVYGLASVLVFPQLVFPFAPDRLTATLYSFAIFSLAFLARPVGSVVFMTIDRMYGRGTKLTIALFLLGGSTASIAFLPGYEEIGVWSIALLALFRLGQGFALGGAWDGLASLLALNAPANRRGWYAMIPQLGAPIGFALASTLFGYFVANLSSEDFLSWGWRYPFFVAFAINVVALFARLRLVMTKEFGTLLEQHELEAAPILDVLRVHGRDILIGAFVPLASFAMFHLVTIFPLGWMSLYGNQPIGAFMVVQVVGAMVGIVAIIASGLIADRIGRRAQLAICAVLIAVFSFVGPILIASGNNGHDAFVIIGFGVLGLSFGQATGSISSRFGRGYRYTGAAFTSDLAWLIGAGFAPLVALSLSSRFGLTFVGYYLLSGAICTLAALAFSRALEQRE from the coding sequence ATGGCAACAACATCGCATTACGGGCCGTCATCATCGTCGCTGGAACGCGACGCGCGGCGTATTCACGACGACAAACCGGTTTCGCCTGGCAGCATCGCCGTCGGCGTGGTGATCGGCCGCATGTCGGAATTCTTCGATTTCTTCGTCTATGGCCTCGCCTCGGTCCTGGTCTTTCCACAGCTGGTCTTCCCCTTCGCGCCGGACAGGCTGACGGCGACGCTCTATTCCTTCGCCATCTTCTCGCTGGCCTTCCTTGCCCGCCCGGTCGGCTCCGTCGTCTTCATGACCATCGACCGGATGTATGGGCGCGGCACCAAGCTGACGATCGCACTCTTCCTGCTCGGCGGCTCCACCGCCTCGATCGCCTTCCTGCCGGGTTATGAGGAGATCGGCGTCTGGTCGATCGCGCTGTTGGCGCTCTTCCGTCTCGGCCAGGGCTTTGCCCTCGGCGGCGCCTGGGACGGGCTTGCCTCGCTGCTGGCGCTCAACGCGCCGGCCAATCGCCGCGGCTGGTATGCGATGATCCCGCAGCTCGGCGCGCCGATCGGCTTTGCGCTGGCAAGCACGCTGTTCGGTTATTTCGTCGCCAATCTTTCCAGTGAGGATTTCCTCTCCTGGGGCTGGCGTTATCCCTTCTTCGTCGCTTTCGCGATCAACGTCGTGGCGCTGTTTGCGCGTCTGCGCCTGGTGATGACCAAGGAATTCGGCACGCTGCTCGAGCAGCACGAGCTGGAGGCCGCACCGATCCTCGACGTGCTGCGCGTTCACGGCCGCGACATTCTGATCGGCGCCTTCGTGCCGCTCGCCAGTTTTGCCATGTTCCACCTCGTCACCATCTTCCCGCTCGGCTGGATGAGCCTTTACGGCAACCAGCCGATCGGCGCCTTCATGGTGGTGCAGGTGGTCGGCGCCATGGTCGGCATCGTCGCCATCATCGCCTCGGGCCTGATCGCCGACCGTATCGGCCGGCGCGCCCAGCTTGCGATCTGCGCCGTCCTGATCGCCGTCTTCAGCTTCGTCGGGCCGATCCTGATCGCCTCCGGCAATAACGGCCACGACGCCTTCGTCATCATCGGCTTCGGCGTGCTCGGCCTGTCCTTCGGCCAGGCGACCGGCTCGATCTCGTCGCGCTTCGGCCGCGGCTATCGCTATACCGGGGCTGCCTTCACCTCGGACCTCGCCTGGCTGATCGGCGCCGGCTTCGCGCCGCTGGTGGCGCTCAGCCTCTCCAGCCGCTTCGGCCTGACCTTCGTCGGCTACTACCTGCTCTCCGGCGCCATCTGCACACTGGCGGCGCTCGCCTTCAGCAGGGCGCTGGAACAGCGCGAATAG
- the cyoC gene encoding cytochrome o ubiquinol oxidase subunit III, which yields MSDQTIDTAAKPEFYLTEDHHPENSTNLGFWLYLMSDCLIFAVLFATHGVLGRNYAAGPSPADLFDLPIVALNTSMLLFSSITYGFAMLQMERNAKAETLFWLGVTGLFGAAFIGLELYEFIHLIHEGAGPTRSAFLSSFFTLVGTHGLHVTFGIIWLITLMVQVSMHGLVEANRRRLMCLSMFWHFLDVVWIGVFSFVYLLGVLG from the coding sequence ATGAGCGATCAGACCATCGACACGGCCGCAAAGCCTGAATTCTACCTGACGGAAGATCATCATCCGGAGAACAGCACCAATCTCGGCTTCTGGCTCTACCTGATGAGCGACTGCCTGATCTTCGCGGTGCTGTTTGCCACCCACGGCGTGCTCGGCCGCAACTATGCGGCCGGTCCGTCGCCGGCCGATCTCTTCGATCTGCCGATCGTCGCCCTCAACACCTCGATGCTGCTGTTCTCGTCGATCACCTACGGCTTCGCGATGCTGCAGATGGAGCGCAACGCCAAGGCGGAAACGCTGTTCTGGCTCGGCGTCACCGGCCTGTTCGGCGCCGCCTTCATCGGGCTCGAGCTCTATGAGTTCATCCATCTGATCCACGAAGGCGCCGGGCCGACGCGCAGCGCCTTCCTCTCCTCCTTCTTCACGCTGGTCGGCACGCACGGTCTGCACGTCACCTTCGGCATCATCTGGCTGATCACGCTGATGGTGCAGGTGTCGATGCACGGGCTGGTCGAAGCCAATCGCCGCCGCCTGATGTGCCTGTCGATGTTCTGGCACTTCCTCGACGTCGTCTGGATCGGCGTCTTTTCCTTCGTCTATCTCCTGGGAGTTCTCGGATGA
- the cyoD gene encoding cytochrome o ubiquinol oxidase subunit IV, producing MSSQAPAHEDAHEAHHGHSHGHQAGHGTFRSYMMGFALSVVLTAIPFWLVMAGVFASPAVTAVLVMGIGAIQIVVHMVFFLHMNPRSEGGWTMMALIFTIIIVAIALSGSLWVMHHLNSNMMPMSPEMMKNMP from the coding sequence ATGAGTTCGCAAGCACCCGCGCATGAGGATGCCCACGAGGCCCATCACGGCCACAGCCACGGTCATCAGGCCGGCCACGGCACCTTCCGCAGCTACATGATGGGCTTCGCGCTCTCCGTCGTCCTGACCGCCATTCCCTTCTGGCTGGTCATGGCAGGCGTGTTCGCCAGCCCGGCGGTGACGGCGGTGCTGGTAATGGGCATCGGCGCCATCCAGATCGTCGTCCATATGGTCTTCTTCCTGCATATGAACCCGCGCAGCGAGGGCGGCTGGACGATGATGGCGCTGATCTTCACCATCATCATCGTCGCCATCGCGCTCTCCGGTTCGCTCTGGGTCATGCATCATCTCAACAGCAACATGATGCCGATGAGCCCCGAGATGATGAAGAACATGCCGTGA
- the cyoA gene encoding ubiquinol oxidase subunit II: MPKLMKFSRLLSVLPLLFLAGCNMVVMAPSGDIAVQQRDLIVISTVLMLLIIVPVIFLTLLFAWRYRHSNTAATYAPEWHHSTRLEIIIWAAPLAIIIALGAVTWISTHKLDPYRPLDRLDAARAIPADTKPLTVEVVALDWKWLFFYPELGIATVNELAAPVDQPINFKITASSVMNSFYIPALAGQIYAMPGMETTLHAVINKEGEYEGFSANYSGSGFSHMRFKFHGLPREGFDAWVAKVKQQGTMLNRDAYLKLEKPSEKEPVRYYAGADADLYNAILNMCATPGKMCMNEMMHIDMMGGGGKESVENREKLQYDNRHADEGIVAPAATVPATGAPARSEPAKSSDGNSMQHDMPGMDSTPGTDMQHDGHSMPGMTNGADPAPAQLNNNN, translated from the coding sequence GTGCCAAAACTCATGAAGTTTTCCCGCCTTCTATCCGTCTTGCCGCTGCTTTTCCTGGCAGGATGCAACATGGTGGTCATGGCGCCCTCAGGCGACATCGCCGTGCAACAGCGCGATCTCATCGTCATTTCGACGGTGCTGATGCTTCTGATCATCGTCCCGGTGATCTTCCTGACGCTGCTCTTTGCCTGGCGCTACCGCCACTCCAACACGGCCGCAACCTATGCGCCGGAATGGCACCATTCGACCCGCCTCGAAATCATCATCTGGGCTGCACCCCTGGCGATCATCATCGCGCTCGGCGCCGTGACCTGGATTTCCACCCATAAGCTCGATCCCTACCGGCCGCTCGACCGCCTCGATGCGGCGCGCGCCATTCCGGCCGATACCAAGCCGCTGACCGTCGAGGTCGTGGCGCTCGACTGGAAGTGGCTGTTCTTCTATCCCGAACTCGGCATCGCCACCGTCAACGAGCTTGCCGCGCCGGTGGACCAGCCGATCAATTTCAAGATCACCGCCTCCTCGGTGATGAATTCCTTCTATATCCCCGCCCTTGCCGGCCAGATCTACGCCATGCCTGGTATGGAGACGACGCTGCACGCCGTCATCAACAAAGAAGGCGAGTATGAGGGCTTCTCCGCCAATTACAGCGGCTCGGGCTTCTCGCATATGCGCTTCAAGTTTCACGGCCTTCCCCGCGAAGGCTTCGACGCCTGGGTGGCCAAGGTCAAGCAGCAGGGCACGATGCTCAACCGCGACGCCTATCTGAAGCTCGAAAAGCCGAGCGAGAAGGAGCCGGTGCGCTACTATGCCGGTGCCGATGCCGACCTTTACAACGCCATCCTCAACATGTGCGCCACACCTGGCAAGATGTGCATGAACGAGATGATGCATATCGACATGATGGGCGGCGGCGGCAAGGAGAGCGTGGAGAACCGCGAGAAGCTGCAATATGACAACCGCCATGCCGACGAAGGCATCGTGGCGCCTGCCGCCACCGTGCCGGCAACGGGCGCTCCGGCGCGCAGCGAACCGGCCAAGTCAAGCGATGGCAACAGCATGCAGCACGACATGCCCGGCATGGACAGCACGCCCGGTACGGACATGCAGCATGACGGCCATTCCATGCCCGGCATGACCAACGGCGCCGATCCTGCGCCGGCGCAGCTCAACAACAACAATTAA
- the cyoB gene encoding cytochrome o ubiquinol oxidase subunit I: MFSNPDLLKFVFGRLTLDAIPYHEPILVVTFIGVVIGAIAVLGLITYFKFWGPLWNDWICSVDHKKIGIMYVILAVIMLLRGFSDAILMRIQQAIAFNGSEGYLPPHHYDQVFTAHGVIMIFFVAMPFVTGLMNFVVPLQIGARDVSFPFLNNFSFWMTTAGAIIIMLSLFIGEFAQTGWLAYPPLSGAAYSPGVGVDYYIWGLQVAGVGTTLSGINLIATIVKMRAPGMTFMKMPVFTWTALCTNVLIVASFPILTATLALLSLDRYAGTNFFTNDLGGNPMMYINLIWIWGHPEVYILVLPAFGIFSEVVATFSGKRLFGYASMVYATCVIMILSYIVWLHHFFTMGSGASVNSFFGITTMIISIPTGAKIFNWLFTMYRGRIRFEVPMLWTVGFMVTFVIGGMTGVMLAVPPADFVLHNSLFLIAHFHNVIIGGVLFGMFAGVNYWFPKAFGFKLDPFWGKLSFWFWQIGFWFAFMPLYVLGLMGVTRRMSQFEDPSLQIWFIIAAFGVGLIALGIAAFLIQIVVSFMKREELRDDSGDPWDGRTLEWSTASPPPDYNFAFTPVVHDHDSWYDMKNRGYARPLEGFRPIHMPKNTGTGAILSGISVALAFGLIWYMWWLVVASFVALLVVAIGHTFNYRRDFHIPAEEVTETEGKRTALLAEQV, encoded by the coding sequence ATGTTTTCCAATCCTGACCTCCTGAAGTTCGTCTTCGGCCGGTTGACCCTCGATGCCATCCCCTATCACGAGCCGATCCTGGTCGTGACCTTCATCGGCGTCGTCATCGGCGCCATCGCGGTGCTCGGCCTCATCACCTATTTCAAGTTCTGGGGCCCGCTCTGGAACGACTGGATCTGCAGCGTCGATCACAAGAAGATCGGCATCATGTATGTGATCCTCGCCGTCATCATGCTGTTGCGCGGTTTCTCCGACGCCATCCTGATGCGCATCCAGCAGGCGATCGCCTTCAACGGGTCCGAGGGTTATCTGCCGCCGCACCACTACGACCAGGTGTTCACCGCCCACGGCGTCATCATGATCTTCTTCGTGGCGATGCCCTTCGTCACCGGCCTGATGAATTTCGTGGTGCCGCTGCAGATCGGCGCGCGCGACGTCTCCTTCCCCTTCCTGAACAATTTCTCCTTCTGGATGACCACCGCCGGCGCGATCATCATCATGCTGTCGCTGTTCATCGGCGAATTCGCCCAGACCGGCTGGCTTGCCTATCCGCCGCTGTCGGGCGCCGCCTATAGCCCGGGCGTCGGTGTCGACTATTATATCTGGGGCCTGCAGGTGGCCGGTGTCGGAACGACGCTGTCGGGCATCAACCTGATCGCCACCATCGTCAAGATGCGCGCGCCGGGCATGACCTTCATGAAGATGCCGGTCTTCACCTGGACGGCGCTCTGCACCAACGTCTTGATCGTCGCCTCCTTCCCGATCCTGACGGCAACGCTCGCCCTGCTGTCGCTCGACCGCTACGCCGGCACGAACTTCTTCACCAACGACCTCGGCGGCAATCCGATGATGTACATCAACCTCATCTGGATCTGGGGCCATCCGGAGGTTTACATCCTGGTGCTGCCGGCCTTCGGCATCTTCTCCGAAGTCGTCGCCACCTTCTCGGGAAAACGCCTGTTCGGCTACGCCTCGATGGTCTACGCCACCTGCGTGATCATGATCCTGTCCTATATCGTCTGGCTGCATCACTTCTTCACGATGGGCTCGGGTGCTTCCGTCAACTCCTTCTTCGGCATCACCACGATGATCATCTCGATCCCCACCGGAGCGAAGATCTTCAACTGGCTGTTCACCATGTATCGCGGCCGCATCCGCTTTGAGGTGCCGATGCTGTGGACGGTCGGCTTCATGGTGACCTTCGTTATCGGCGGCATGACCGGCGTCATGCTTGCCGTGCCGCCGGCCGATTTCGTGCTGCACAATTCGCTGTTCCTTATCGCCCACTTCCACAACGTCATCATCGGCGGCGTTCTCTTCGGCATGTTCGCCGGCGTGAACTACTGGTTCCCGAAGGCCTTCGGCTTCAAGCTCGATCCCTTCTGGGGCAAGCTGAGCTTCTGGTTCTGGCAGATCGGCTTCTGGTTCGCCTTCATGCCGCTCTATGTGCTCGGCCTGATGGGCGTCACCCGCCGCATGAGCCAGTTCGAGGACCCGTCGCTGCAGATCTGGTTCATCATCGCCGCCTTCGGCGTCGGCCTGATCGCGCTTGGCATTGCCGCCTTCCTGATCCAGATCGTCGTCAGCTTCATGAAGCGCGAGGAACTGCGCGACGACAGCGGCGATCCGTGGGACGGCCGCACGCTGGAATGGTCGACCGCCTCGCCGCCGCCGGACTACAACTTCGCCTTCACGCCCGTCGTCCACGACCATGACAGCTGGTACGACATGAAGAACCGTGGTTATGCGCGTCCGCTTGAGGGCTTCCGGCCGATCCATATGCCGAAGAACACCGGCACCGGCGCCATCCTCTCAGGCATCAGCGTCGCGCTGGCCTTCGGCCTGATCTGGTACATGTGGTGGCTGGTCGTCGCCTCCTTCGTCGCCCTGCTGGTCGTCGCGATCGGCCATACCTTCAACTACCGACGCGACTTCCACATCCCCGCCGAAGAGGTGACCGAAACGGAAGGCAAGCGCACCGCGCTGCTTGCCGAGCAGGTGTAA